In Gigantopelta aegis isolate Gae_Host chromosome 6, Gae_host_genome, whole genome shotgun sequence, the following are encoded in one genomic region:
- the LOC121376055 gene encoding uncharacterized protein LOC121376055 produces MELRYCITTKSPHQSYHVRTVVEHLTELRYCITTKSPHQSYHVRTVVEYLMELRYCITTKSPHQSYHVRTVVEHLTELRYCITTKSPHQSYHVRTVVEHLTELRYCITTKSPHQSYHVRTVVEHLTELRYCITTKSPHQSYHVRTVVEYLMELRYCITTKSPHQSYHVRTVVEYLMELRYCITTKSPHQSYHVRTVVEHLMELRYCITTKSPHQSYHVRTVVEYLMELRYCITTKSPHQSYHVRTVVEHLTELRYCITTKSPHQSYHVRTVVEHLTELRYCITTKSPRLSCEGL; encoded by the exons ATGGAGTTGAGATACTGCATCACCACCAAATCACCACACCAATCATACCATGTAAGAACAGTGGTAGAGCACCTGACGGAGTTGAGATACTGCATCACGACCAAATCACCACACCAATCATACCATGTAAGAACAGTGGTAGAGTACCTGATGGAGTTGAGATACTGCATCACCACCAAATCACCACACCAATCATACCATGTAAGAACAGTGGTAGAGCACCTGACGGAGTTGAGATACTGCATCACCACCAAATCACCACACCAATCATACCATGTAAGAACAGTGGTAGAGCACCTGACGGAGTTGAGATACTGCATCACCACCAAATCACCACACCAATCATACCATGTAAGAACAGTGGTAGAGCACCTGACGGAGTTGAGATACTGCATCACCACCAAATCACCACACCAATCATACCATGTAAGAACAGTGGTAGAGTACCTGATGGAGTTGAGATACTGCATCACCACCAAATCACCACACCAGTCATACCATGTAAGAACAGTGGTAGAGTACCTGATGGAGTTGAGATACTGCATCACCACCAAATCACCACACCAATCATACCATGTAAGAACAGTGGTAGAGCACCTGATGGAGTTGAGATACTGCATCACCACCAAATCACCACACCAATCATACCATGTAAGAACAGTGGTAGAGTACCTGATGGAGTTGAGATACTGCATCACCACCAAATCACCACACCAATCATACCATGTAAGAACAGTGGTAGAGCACCTGACGGAGTTGAGATACTGCATCACCACCAAATCACCACACCAATCATACCATGTAAGAACAGTGGTAGAGCACCTGACGGAGTTGAGATACTGCATCACCACCAAATCAC CACGCCTGAGTTGTGAAGGATTGTAG